The Deinococcus aquaticus genomic interval GGTCAGGGTCACGTCGAAGCCCTCGGCGTGCGCGTTCAGGTGCGTCCAGTCCTTGGCGATGTTGCTGGCATTCACGACCGTCAGGTACTCGCCTTCGGCGACCATGTAGATGTAGATGTCGTCTACCAGACCACCGGAGACGCCCGGCAGCCAGTTGTACTGCGCGCGGCCGGGCTTCAGTTTGCTCACGTCGTTGGTCGTCACGTTCTGCAGGAACGCCAGCGCACCCGCGCCCTGCACGCGGAATTCGCCCATGTGGGACACGTCGAACACGCCAGCCTTCGTGCGCACGGCGTCGTGTTCGGCTTTCACGCCCGCGTACTGCACGGGCATGTCCCACCCGCCGAAGGGCACCATGCGGGCCCCGGCGCGCAGGTGCGCGGCATGTAACGGCGTCCGCTTCAGCGGCTCGGTGGGGGACTGGTTCACACCTGAAACTGTAGCCGAGCAGCCCCCAGTGCGTCCAAGCGGGCTGGACGCACTGGGAGGCTTCTGGATGGCACGCGGAACCCGTCACGGTCGTCTGGAACGCACTTGCGGCCCTGAGCAGCGCGTACCCTGGGAGGCGTGTCTCCCTCATTCCTGCTGGCTGCTCTGCCGCCCCCTGACCTGACCGGGCGGGTCCGTGCCTTCCGCGCCAGTCACGCTTTGCGGGACGCGGCCGACACGCCGCACGTGACCGTCAAGGCCCGCAGCGGACTGACCGGGGACCTGCACTGGGTCCCGGCAGCGCGGGCGGTTATGGCAGCCACTGCGCCCCTGACCCTGACTGTGGGCGGCCCGGCCGTCTTCGGGAACGGCAGTGCCCTGTTCCTGCGGGTGGAGAGTGCGGACCTCGTGCGCCTGCACGTGGCGCTGCTGGACGCCCTGCGGCCCGCCCGGCGATTCGGGTACGAGGGACCGCACCTGACGCCACACCTGTCCGTGGCGCTGGCCCGGCGCGGCCTGGACCTGCCCGCCCTGCTGCCCGCCGCGCAGGCGGCCTTCGCGGACCTGACGGACCACCCATTGACCTTCACCGCGCAGGCCGTCACGCTGATGCGCAAACCCGGTCCCGGCGCCCCGTACCAGCCCGCCGGGGACTGGCTGCTCGGTACAGACGGGCCGCCGGGTCTGGACTGAACGCCCGCGTACCGTCCATGCCCGCCACCTGCGGTTCACTGATGGGCATGAACACCCTGATCATCGGAGCGACCGGCGGGATCGGCGCAGCCACGGCCCGCGCCCTGGCCGCGCAGGGCGACACCCTGACCCTCAGCGGGCGGAACGAGGCGACCCTCGGCGCCCTGGCTGCCGAACTGGGCGCGGCCCACCACGTCGCCGACGTGGGGTACGAGAGTCACGTCCGCGCGCTGCTGGACGGCCTCGAACCGCTGGATACGCTGATCTACGCGGCGGGCGCGGCCCTCCCGGAACCCCTGAAAGACGCCGATCCCGGCCACGTGCGGGCCGTGTGGAACGCCAATTACTTCGGGGCGCTGTGGGTCCTCAAGCACGGTCTGGGCCGCCTGAATCCCGGTGCGCGCGTGTACCTGATCGGCGCGAAACCCGAACTGGTCACCGCGCGCGGTTTCAGCCAGTACGCGGCCAGCAAGGCCGCCCTGGCCCGCGCCGCCGAGATCGCCCGCCTCGAAACGCGCGGCACCGACATTACCCTGGTCCTGCCACCCGCCGTGGACACGGCGCTGTGGGCGCAGGTGGGTCGCGTGCCGCGCGGCGCCGTGACGCCCGATGTGGTCGCCCAGGCCATCGCCGCCGACCGCGCCGGCCCCGCGCAGACCGAACTGATCCTCTGATACGGACTCTGGTTGAATGGTGGGCAGAAACCGTTCCATCCGGGCGGATGCGAGTGGGAGCAGGGCGGAATCCGTATGAGGACGAGAAGATAGAAGTTGTCGGGGATGGGGGTGGAGGTCAGGCTGTGCCCCTGCCCCTGCCCCCTGTTCCTGGTGCAGTCACGGCCGCGCCTAACGCGCGTTTGGATACCATGCAGGCATGACAAATCCGGGCGTGGAGTTACAGGAACTGATCGCGGCGATGGAGCAGCGCCGCACGCGGGTCGAGCAGGGCGGCGGGCCCGAACGCCTGAAGAAGCAGCGGGACGGCGGGAAACTCACGGCCCGTGAACGGATCGACGTGCTGCTCGACCCCGGTTCCTTCCTGGAGATGGGCACGTTCGTGGAGCACCGGGGCGGCCGCCTGATGCAGGGCGTGGACGCGCCGGGCGAGGGCGTCGTGACCGGGCGCGGCACGATCCAAGGGCGGCAGGTGTTCGTGTTCAGCCAGGATTTCACGGTGCTGGGCGGCTCTCTGGGCAAGATGAACGCCGCGAAGGTCACGAAGATCATGGACATGGCCGCCAGGACGGGCTGCCCCGTGATCGGCCTGAACGACAGTGCCGGGGCGCGCATTCAGGAAGGCGTGGATTCTTTAAGCGGGTACGGCGAGATCTTCTACCGCAACGCCGTCTACTCGGGAACCGTACCGCAGATCAGCGCGATCCTCGGCCCCTGCGCGGGCGGCGCGGTGTACTCGCCGGCCCTGACGGACTTCATCCTGATGAGCGGCGGCAGCAGTTACATGTTCATCACGGGCCCCGAGGTCATCAAGTCCGTCACGCGTGAGGACGTGACCTTCGACTCGCTGGGCGGCGCGG includes:
- a CDS encoding 2'-5' RNA ligase family protein, which codes for MSPSFLLAALPPPDLTGRVRAFRASHALRDAADTPHVTVKARSGLTGDLHWVPAARAVMAATAPLTLTVGGPAVFGNGSALFLRVESADLVRLHVALLDALRPARRFGYEGPHLTPHLSVALARRGLDLPALLPAAQAAFADLTDHPLTFTAQAVTLMRKPGPGAPYQPAGDWLLGTDGPPGLD
- a CDS encoding SDR family NAD(P)-dependent oxidoreductase, with the translated sequence MNTLIIGATGGIGAATARALAAQGDTLTLSGRNEATLGALAAELGAAHHVADVGYESHVRALLDGLEPLDTLIYAAGAALPEPLKDADPGHVRAVWNANYFGALWVLKHGLGRLNPGARVYLIGAKPELVTARGFSQYAASKAALARAAEIARLETRGTDITLVLPPAVDTALWAQVGRVPRGAVTPDVVAQAIAADRAGPAQTELIL